Proteins encoded in a region of the Acetomicrobium sp. S15 = DSM 107314 genome:
- the tadA gene encoding tRNA adenosine(34) deaminase TadA produces MPRNASARDLYFMRLALEEARKGVFRGEVPVGAVVTRNDALVASARNRREELKDPTAHAEILVLREASYELGDWRLEGCVLYVTLEPCLMCAGAILQTRIKRVLYGAQDPKGGACGSIYDLLNDGRVSPRREVVGGVLEEESSELLRSFFYSRRKA; encoded by the coding sequence GTGCCTCGAAATGCCTCCGCAAGGGATTTGTATTTTATGCGCCTGGCCTTGGAGGAAGCGAGAAAAGGAGTTTTTAGGGGCGAAGTGCCGGTGGGGGCGGTGGTGACAAGGAACGATGCTTTGGTTGCAAGCGCTCGCAATCGCCGCGAAGAACTGAAAGACCCCACAGCTCACGCCGAGATTCTGGTGCTGAGAGAGGCTTCTTACGAGCTCGGCGATTGGAGGTTAGAGGGTTGCGTCTTATATGTCACCCTCGAACCATGCCTTATGTGCGCCGGGGCGATTTTGCAAACCCGCATAAAGCGAGTCCTCTACGGTGCCCAGGATCCGAAGGGCGGGGCGTGCGGTTCCATCTATGATCTTTTGAACGATGGCAGGGTGTCGCCGCGGCGGGAGGTCGTAGGGGGCGTCTTAGAAGAAGAGAGCAGCGAGCTGTTGCGAAGCTTCTTTTACTCGAGGCGTAAGGCTTAA